A window of the Thalassospira indica genome harbors these coding sequences:
- the dppD gene encoding dipeptide ABC transporter ATP-binding protein, translated as MALLEVKNLTVEFGSEDKPFRAVDSVSYSVDRGEVLGIVGESGSGKSVSSLAVMGLIDFPGRVTADALTFDGQDLITMPAKRRREITGKDIAMIFQDPMSALNPCFTVEAQIMEALKVHEGGNKKQRRERTLDLLNQVGIPDPKSRMTAYPHQLSGGMSQRIVIAMAIACNPRLLIADEPTTALDVTIQAQIIDLLLKLQEDSDMGLILITHDLALVSEAANRIQVMYAGQLFESGPADSIFAAPRHPYTQALLEALPERSEGHDRLRTIPGVVPGQYDRPQGCLLAPRCRYANEHCVKARPEVTDFNGRDVRCFYPLNDQGQPTGLTADTTTGETV; from the coding sequence ATGGCTCTTCTCGAAGTAAAAAACCTGACAGTCGAGTTCGGCTCCGAAGACAAGCCGTTTCGTGCTGTTGATTCCGTAAGCTATTCTGTTGATCGCGGCGAAGTCCTTGGCATCGTCGGGGAATCCGGTTCGGGTAAATCGGTTTCATCGCTTGCCGTAATGGGTCTGATCGATTTTCCCGGTCGCGTGACCGCGGACGCCCTGACCTTTGATGGTCAGGACCTGATCACTATGCCGGCAAAACGCCGTCGCGAGATCACCGGCAAAGACATCGCCATGATCTTTCAGGATCCGATGTCGGCGCTTAATCCGTGCTTCACGGTCGAAGCCCAGATCATGGAGGCCCTTAAGGTCCATGAAGGCGGCAACAAGAAGCAACGCCGTGAACGCACGCTTGATCTTTTAAACCAGGTCGGCATTCCCGATCCGAAGTCGCGCATGACCGCCTACCCGCATCAGCTGTCGGGCGGCATGAGCCAGCGTATCGTCATTGCCATGGCGATTGCGTGCAACCCGCGCCTTCTGATTGCCGACGAGCCGACCACGGCCCTTGATGTGACCATTCAGGCCCAAATCATTGATCTGTTGCTGAAACTGCAAGAAGACAGCGACATGGGCCTGATCCTGATCACCCACGATCTGGCACTGGTGTCCGAGGCGGCCAACCGCATTCAGGTGATGTATGCCGGTCAGCTGTTTGAAAGTGGCCCGGCTGACAGCATCTTTGCTGCCCCGCGCCATCCCTATACGCAGGCGCTGCTCGAAGCGCTGCCGGAACGATCCGAGGGCCATGACCGTCTTCGGACTATCCCCGGCGTGGTTCCCGGTCAGTATGACCGCCCGCAGGGATGCCTTCTGGCACCGCGTTGCCGTTATGCCAATGAACACTGCGTGAAAGCGCGCCCCGAGGTCACCGACTTCAATGGCCGCGATGTGCGTTGCTTCTATCCGCTAAACGATCAGGGCCAGCCGACCGGCCTGACCGCTGATACGACCACCGGGGAGACTGTGTAA
- a CDS encoding LysE family translocator, producing MQLDTWLLFAGAAIALAMAPGPNNLLAMFNGARYGVSSAAVGGIGRIVAFALMIVVTAAGLGVVLAASETAFLVIKWGGAVYLVWLGLKSWFAKVNDSDETTGPVELMVNPGPFNLAKTEFLTAIGNPKAILIFTAFFPQFLDPAVAYGPQFTVMGVTFIAMETSVLLAYGLLGGQVKGLIKSARHMRMLNRVSGTLLVGAGVLLALTDRSRTTA from the coding sequence ATGCAGCTCGACACCTGGCTTCTTTTTGCCGGGGCGGCAATCGCGTTGGCGATGGCGCCCGGTCCCAATAATCTTCTCGCGATGTTCAATGGCGCGCGGTACGGCGTATCGTCTGCTGCCGTCGGCGGTATTGGCCGTATTGTTGCCTTTGCCCTGATGATTGTGGTAACCGCGGCCGGGCTTGGTGTTGTGCTGGCCGCCAGTGAAACCGCCTTCCTTGTGATCAAATGGGGCGGGGCGGTTTATCTGGTCTGGCTTGGTCTTAAAAGCTGGTTTGCCAAGGTCAATGACAGCGATGAAACGACCGGCCCGGTCGAGCTGATGGTCAATCCGGGGCCGTTTAATCTGGCCAAGACCGAGTTCCTGACCGCGATTGGCAATCCCAAGGCGATCCTGATCTTTACGGCCTTCTTCCCGCAATTCCTTGATCCGGCAGTGGCATACGGACCGCAATTCACCGTCATGGGCGTGACATTCATTGCCATGGAAACCAGCGTTTTGCTGGCCTATGGATTGTTGGGCGGGCAGGTCAAGGGCCTGATCAAGTCAGCCCGACATATGCGGATGCTCAACCGTGTTTCGGGTACGCTTCTGGTCGGGGCGGGTGTTTTGCTTGCACTCACCGACCGGTCACGCACGACGGCCTAA
- a CDS encoding ABC transporter permease subunit, with amino-acid sequence MSENTTPSAAQASNVAEAAVEPVGAPPSPMRETWDYFKKNRGAFAGLIVIAIILFLAVTAQWIAPFDPVAQDRTAFLKPPIWMEGADPRYILGTDAVGRDILSRLIHGAQLSVSIGVVVVILSMIAGIVLGMVAGYFRGWIEVGVMRLMDIMLALPSLIMALAIVAILGPGLENAMLAIAIVQLPHYVRLTRASVVSELNKEYVIASQIAGAGHVRQMFVNILPNCMAPLIVQGTLGISSAILDAAALGFLGLGAQPPLPEWGTMLSEAREFVGSAWWVITFPGLCILVTVLAFNLMGDGLRDALDPKMKR; translated from the coding sequence ATGAGCGAGAACACCACCCCGTCCGCAGCACAGGCCTCAAACGTTGCCGAAGCAGCCGTTGAGCCCGTCGGCGCGCCGCCGAGCCCGATGCGCGAAACTTGGGACTATTTCAAAAAGAACCGCGGTGCTTTTGCCGGTCTGATCGTCATTGCGATCATTCTGTTTCTGGCCGTGACCGCACAATGGATCGCACCGTTCGATCCGGTGGCACAGGACCGTACCGCGTTTCTGAAACCGCCGATCTGGATGGAAGGTGCCGATCCCCGTTACATCCTTGGCACCGATGCGGTTGGCCGTGACATCCTGTCGCGCCTGATCCATGGCGCTCAGTTGTCGGTTTCGATCGGTGTCGTCGTCGTTATCCTGTCGATGATTGCCGGTATCGTGCTTGGTATGGTTGCCGGTTACTTCCGCGGCTGGATCGAAGTCGGCGTCATGCGCCTGATGGACATCATGCTGGCCCTACCCAGCCTGATCATGGCACTTGCGATTGTTGCCATCCTCGGCCCGGGGCTTGAAAACGCGATGCTGGCCATCGCCATCGTCCAGTTGCCGCACTATGTGCGCCTGACGCGCGCCTCGGTCGTATCGGAACTTAACAAGGAATATGTCATCGCATCGCAGATTGCCGGTGCCGGTCATGTCCGCCAGATGTTCGTCAACATCCTGCCGAACTGCATGGCGCCGCTGATCGTGCAGGGCACGCTTGGTATTTCAAGTGCGATCCTTGACGCTGCTGCCCTTGGCTTCCTTGGCCTTGGTGCGCAGCCGCCGCTGCCGGAATGGGGCACCATGCTCTCTGAGGCCCGTGAATTTGTGGGCTCCGCTTGGTGGGTGATCACCTTCCCCGGCCTTTGCATCCTTGTCACCGTGCTTGCCTTCAACCTGATGGGTGATGGTCTGCGCGATGCCCTTGATCCCAAGATGAAACGGTAA
- a CDS encoding CHASE2 domain-containing protein, with the protein MVKHLSKPVLLTGLQYTAPLAILFTCIVLRWQNVPVIDQLRLTVFDFYQQIAPRAYEDVGVRIVDIDERSLASEGQWPWPRTKLSELLYRLRANGALVVGFDMVFAEPDRTSPSRVIDDWPQSTERDRIAEMAKALPDHDQLFAQFIKGTGNVVTAVQLRNGEFDALPRQVGNFSAAGEAGRTLSDFVPVLPSAARNLDIIEAAATGNALVNVSPGQDGIVRRVPLMAAIDHEQPGIGKPVYPTLSLEMLRVLQNAPKTMLVRMSGASGSTRWTNAEGIASVRVGALTIPTDRAGYMWVHFTGHQKDRYLSATDILNGSIGTDILQNKMVLLGTSAAGLLDLRSTPLDRVIPGVEVHAEMLEQMLIEHFLTRPYWAAEVEMLVLLIIGMFFILAVPRLGAVWPAVIGLAIATSAIGISWWAYSHKLVLIDPLYPIVGLAAVYLATSSLGFMRTEGERRKVRAAFANYLSPALVAQLAEHPERLKLGGETRDMTLMFCDVRGFTAISEGFKSNPQGLTRLINRLLTPLTDCILNREGTIDKYMGDCIMAFWNAPLDVENHAHNACDSALAMRHALEKLNDERKQEAEQANEAFLPLNVGIGINCGDCLVGNMGSDQRFDYSVLGDAVNLASRLEGQSKNYGVNVVLGEDVATRVDDDFALIELDLITVKGKSEALHIFTLLGDKDMAASAQFKNFADLHAAMLSAYRARNWDEAENLIAECQQASSDFAKLGDLYDLYASRIALFRETPPPADWDGVFVATSK; encoded by the coding sequence ATGGTCAAGCACCTCAGCAAACCCGTTCTTTTGACCGGGCTGCAATACACCGCTCCGCTGGCCATATTGTTCACCTGCATCGTTTTGCGTTGGCAGAATGTACCGGTGATTGATCAGCTGCGTTTAACGGTTTTCGATTTTTATCAACAAATTGCACCGCGCGCTTATGAAGATGTCGGGGTTCGGATTGTCGATATTGATGAGCGCAGCTTGGCAAGCGAGGGCCAATGGCCATGGCCGCGCACCAAGCTTTCGGAATTGCTTTATCGCCTGCGCGCCAATGGGGCGCTTGTCGTTGGCTTTGATATGGTTTTTGCCGAGCCTGATCGTACATCGCCATCACGCGTGATCGACGATTGGCCGCAAAGCACCGAACGTGATCGTATTGCGGAAATGGCAAAGGCCTTGCCAGATCACGATCAGCTATTTGCCCAATTCATCAAGGGTACAGGCAACGTGGTCACCGCGGTTCAGCTCCGCAATGGCGAGTTTGATGCCCTTCCCCGCCAGGTCGGGAACTTCAGTGCAGCCGGCGAAGCAGGTCGCACGCTTTCGGATTTCGTTCCGGTCTTGCCAAGTGCAGCCAGAAACCTTGATATTATCGAGGCGGCAGCGACCGGCAATGCGCTGGTCAACGTCTCGCCGGGTCAGGACGGGATTGTACGCCGTGTGCCTTTGATGGCCGCCATCGATCATGAACAGCCAGGCATTGGCAAGCCGGTCTATCCGACGCTCAGCCTTGAGATGTTGCGCGTTTTACAGAATGCCCCCAAGACCATGCTGGTACGGATGTCCGGGGCGAGCGGCAGTACGCGCTGGACCAACGCGGAAGGCATTGCGTCCGTTCGTGTTGGCGCCCTGACCATCCCGACGGATCGCGCCGGGTATATGTGGGTGCATTTTACCGGCCATCAGAAAGACCGATATCTTTCGGCGACAGATATCCTCAACGGATCAATCGGAACCGACATCCTGCAAAATAAAATGGTCCTGCTGGGGACGAGTGCGGCCGGGTTGCTTGATTTGCGCTCCACCCCGCTTGATCGCGTGATCCCGGGGGTCGAAGTCCATGCCGAGATGCTTGAACAGATGCTGATTGAACATTTCCTGACCCGTCCCTATTGGGCGGCGGAAGTCGAAATGCTGGTCCTTCTGATCATCGGCATGTTCTTCATTCTGGCAGTCCCACGGCTTGGTGCGGTGTGGCCGGCGGTGATTGGTCTGGCGATTGCCACCAGCGCAATTGGCATTTCCTGGTGGGCCTACTCACATAAACTCGTCCTTATCGATCCGCTCTATCCGATTGTCGGTTTGGCAGCCGTCTATCTTGCAACCAGTTCGCTTGGTTTCATGCGGACCGAGGGCGAACGCCGTAAGGTGCGCGCAGCCTTTGCCAACTATCTGTCACCGGCATTGGTGGCGCAACTGGCCGAACATCCCGAACGTCTGAAACTGGGCGGCGAAACCCGTGACATGACCCTGATGTTCTGTGATGTCCGCGGATTTACCGCCATATCCGAAGGTTTCAAATCCAATCCGCAAGGCCTGACACGCCTGATCAACCGGCTTCTCACACCACTAACGGACTGCATCCTGAACCGTGAGGGCACGATTGATAAATATATGGGCGACTGCATTATGGCGTTCTGGAACGCGCCGCTGGATGTTGAAAACCATGCCCATAATGCCTGTGACAGCGCGCTTGCGATGCGACATGCGCTTGAAAAGCTCAATGACGAACGCAAACAGGAAGCAGAACAGGCCAATGAAGCCTTCCTGCCGCTTAATGTTGGCATAGGGATCAATTGCGGTGATTGTCTTGTCGGCAATATGGGATCGGATCAGCGCTTTGATTATTCGGTGCTGGGCGATGCGGTCAACCTCGCTTCCCGGCTCGAGGGACAATCAAAGAACTATGGCGTCAATGTCGTGCTGGGCGAGGATGTTGCCACACGGGTTGATGATGATTTCGCACTGATCGAACTCGATTTGATCACCGTTAAGGGCAAAAGCGAAGCGCTGCATATCTTTACCCTGCTGGGCGATAAGGACATGGCGGCATCAGCGCAGTTCAAAAACTTCGCCGATCTGCACGCGGCCATGCTTTCGGCCTATCGCGCCCGAAACTGGGATGAGGCCGAAAATTTGATCGCAGAATGCCAGCAGGCATCAAGCGATTTTGCGAAGCTTGGCGACCTTTATGATCTTTACGCCAGCCGCATTGCTCTGTTCAGAGAAACGCCGCCACCAGCCGATTGGGATGGCGTGTTTGTCGCCACCAGCAAATAG
- a CDS encoding threonine aldolase family protein — translation MNFASDNVSPFCPEILEALTKDASVNAPAYGGDALSQQLDAAFSELFDKEVAVIPVTTGTAANCISLSELVSPYGGVVCHHEAHINEDESTGVAFFTGGAKLLPMDGPAAKLEADGLDGFVSGLVDRGVHSVSPECVAITQATELGSVYKVDEVKAIGEVCRKHDMRLFMDGARFANAMAHLKCHPADVTWKAGVDAISFGATKNGAMAVDAIVLFDTSLKPRIEQARKRSGHLHSKHRYLATQLLAYIKDDVWLKNAGHANAAAQALADVLIKQGASLTHAAEGNELFVKMSPDLAGKLRDAGLMFHGWPSLGADVYRFVAAWNADIVQITKLNTTLG, via the coding sequence ATGAATTTTGCCTCGGACAATGTATCGCCCTTTTGCCCGGAAATTCTGGAAGCCCTGACAAAGGACGCGTCTGTCAATGCGCCGGCCTATGGCGGCGACGCGCTCAGTCAGCAACTCGATGCTGCCTTTTCCGAACTGTTTGACAAGGAAGTTGCCGTCATTCCGGTTACAACCGGTACTGCGGCAAACTGCATCAGCTTATCTGAGCTTGTTTCGCCCTATGGCGGGGTGGTTTGCCACCACGAAGCCCACATCAACGAGGATGAAAGCACCGGCGTTGCCTTCTTCACGGGCGGCGCGAAGCTTTTGCCGATGGATGGCCCGGCAGCAAAGCTTGAAGCAGATGGCCTTGATGGCTTTGTCAGCGGTCTGGTTGATCGCGGTGTGCATTCGGTGTCGCCTGAATGTGTGGCGATCACACAGGCGACCGAACTTGGTTCGGTTTACAAGGTCGATGAGGTCAAGGCGATTGGCGAGGTCTGCCGCAAGCATGACATGCGCCTGTTTATGGACGGGGCGCGTTTTGCCAACGCGATGGCACATCTCAAATGCCATCCGGCCGATGTCACCTGGAAGGCCGGCGTCGACGCCATCAGCTTTGGCGCGACCAAAAATGGTGCCATGGCGGTTGATGCCATTGTTCTTTTTGACACCAGCCTGAAACCCCGGATCGAGCAGGCGCGCAAACGCAGTGGCCATCTGCATTCCAAGCACCGCTACCTGGCGACCCAGCTTCTGGCCTATATCAAGGATGATGTCTGGCTGAAAAATGCCGGCCATGCCAACGCAGCAGCGCAGGCCCTTGCCGACGTCCTGATCAAACAGGGCGCGTCACTTACGCATGCGGCAGAGGGCAATGAGCTGTTTGTCAAAATGTCCCCGGATCTTGCCGGAAAATTGCGTGATGCCGGCCTGATGTTCCACGGCTGGCCATCGCTTGGCGCGGATGTTTATCGATTTGTTGCGGCGTGGAACGCGGATATCGTGCAAATCACCAAACTCAATACCACTCTAGGGTAG
- a CDS encoding ABC transporter substrate-binding protein gives MKANFVKVALGAGLLAATALAAPTAASAKTLVYCSEASPEGFNPSLYTAGTTFDASSRQVFNRLVQFKRGTTTIVPGLATSWDVSADGQEYTFNLREGVKFHTTEDFTPTRDFNADDVIFTFMRQFDKEHPYHGVSGGSYEYFNGMSMPDLIKDIVKVDDYTVKFVLNRPEAPFIANMAMDFASVLSAEYADKMMEAGTPEMVDLNPVGTGPFQLVAYQKDAVIRYKAFPEYWEGKAAIDNLIFAITPDSSVRYQKLKAGECHVMPYPNPADLEEMEADADINLLSQEGLNVGWLGYNTEKEPFTDVKVRKALNMAINKDAIIEAVFQGAGSKAKNPLPPTIWSYNNDIVDDPYDPEAAKAMLAEAGFPEGFTTDIWAMPVQRPYNPNARRMAELIQADWAKVGVQAEIVSYEWGEYLERTKKGEQSTFLIGWTGDNGDPDNFLAVLLGCDAVGGSNRARWCNDEFENLIQQAKTTSDVLERTRLYEEAQVVFKREAPWATIAHSIVFEPIRNEVVDYKIDPFGGHIFYGVDLAE, from the coding sequence ATGAAAGCGAATTTCGTCAAAGTGGCACTTGGTGCAGGCCTGCTTGCAGCCACCGCACTTGCTGCTCCGACTGCCGCTTCGGCAAAAACCCTGGTATATTGCTCGGAAGCAAGCCCGGAAGGCTTCAACCCGTCGCTTTACACTGCGGGCACGACCTTCGATGCGTCTTCGCGTCAGGTCTTCAACCGCCTGGTACAGTTCAAGCGCGGTACCACCACCATCGTTCCGGGTCTCGCGACCAGCTGGGACGTTTCGGCAGATGGTCAGGAATATACCTTCAACCTGCGTGAAGGCGTGAAATTCCACACCACCGAAGACTTCACCCCGACCCGCGATTTCAATGCTGATGACGTGATTTTCACCTTCATGCGTCAGTTTGATAAAGAACATCCGTATCACGGTGTCTCTGGCGGTTCTTACGAGTACTTCAACGGCATGTCGATGCCGGACCTGATCAAGGACATCGTCAAAGTCGACGATTACACCGTCAAGTTCGTTTTGAACCGTCCGGAAGCACCGTTCATCGCCAATATGGCCATGGACTTCGCATCTGTTCTGTCGGCTGAATATGCTGACAAGATGATGGAAGCAGGCACCCCGGAGATGGTTGACCTGAACCCGGTCGGCACCGGTCCGTTCCAGCTCGTTGCCTATCAGAAAGATGCGGTTATCCGTTACAAGGCATTCCCGGAATACTGGGAAGGCAAAGCAGCCATCGATAACCTGATCTTCGCAATCACCCCGGACAGCTCTGTGCGTTATCAGAAGCTGAAAGCTGGCGAATGTCATGTGATGCCTTATCCGAACCCGGCTGATCTCGAAGAGATGGAAGCAGATGCCGACATCAACTTGCTCAGCCAGGAAGGTCTGAACGTTGGCTGGCTCGGCTACAACACCGAGAAAGAACCGTTCACGGACGTCAAAGTCCGCAAGGCTCTGAATATGGCGATCAACAAAGACGCTATTATTGAAGCTGTATTCCAGGGCGCAGGTTCCAAAGCAAAGAACCCGTTGCCGCCGACCATCTGGTCATACAACAACGACATTGTTGATGATCCTTATGATCCGGAAGCAGCAAAAGCCATGCTGGCAGAAGCCGGTTTCCCGGAAGGCTTCACCACCGACATTTGGGCGATGCCGGTCCAGCGTCCATACAACCCGAATGCTCGTCGTATGGCGGAGCTGATTCAGGCTGACTGGGCAAAGGTTGGCGTGCAAGCCGAGATCGTTTCCTATGAGTGGGGCGAGTATCTTGAGCGCACCAAGAAAGGCGAACAGAGCACCTTCCTGATCGGTTGGACCGGTGACAACGGTGACCCCGACAACTTCCTCGCAGTCCTTCTGGGTTGTGACGCAGTTGGCGGTTCGAACCGTGCCCGCTGGTGCAACGACGAATTCGAGAACCTGATTCAGCAGGCGAAAACCACCTCGGACGTTCTCGAGCGTACCCGCCTGTATGAAGAAGCACAGGTTGTCTTCAAACGCGAAGCACCGTGGGCAACCATTGCACACTCAATCGTGTTTGAACCGATCCGTAACGAAGTTGTTGACTACAAAATCGATCCGTTCGGTGGTCACATCTTCTATGGTGTAGATCTCGCTGAATAA
- a CDS encoding ABC transporter permease subunit, with product MLGFLFRRLGDIIPTFFGVTLLVFFLIRLIPGDPILMLAGERGIDAERYAELQVQYGFDQPIIVQYFDYLMGVFQGDLGKSFVTKRPVIEEFLTLFPATVELAIMGILFAVVLGVPLGVLAAIHRGKWVDHLTMSISLTGYSMPIFWWALLLIMFFSTTLGWTPVSGRISVMFFFEPVTGFMLIDSLLSGEKGAFASAFSHLILPTIALGTIPMAVIARMTRSSMLEVLGEEYIRVARAKGLAPMRVIMVHALRNALIPVITVIGLQVGVLLAGAILTETIFSWPGIGKWIIEAMNRRDYPTIQGGILMIAFLVMAVNLIVDVLYGIINPRIRYKR from the coding sequence ATGCTAGGATTCCTGTTTCGCCGTTTGGGGGACATCATCCCGACCTTCTTCGGTGTCACCCTTTTGGTATTTTTCCTGATCCGCCTAATTCCCGGTGATCCCATTTTGATGCTGGCCGGCGAACGCGGCATAGATGCGGAACGATATGCAGAACTTCAGGTTCAATACGGCTTTGATCAACCGATCATTGTGCAATATTTCGATTACCTGATGGGCGTATTTCAAGGCGACCTTGGAAAATCATTTGTTACCAAAAGGCCTGTTATCGAAGAATTTCTGACTCTGTTCCCGGCAACAGTCGAACTCGCCATTATGGGCATTCTTTTCGCCGTGGTACTTGGTGTGCCGTTGGGGGTTCTGGCTGCTATTCATCGCGGCAAATGGGTTGACCACCTTACGATGTCTATATCCCTGACGGGCTATTCGATGCCGATTTTCTGGTGGGCGCTGCTTCTGATCATGTTCTTCTCGACCACCTTGGGCTGGACGCCGGTCTCGGGTCGAATATCGGTCATGTTCTTCTTTGAACCGGTGACCGGCTTCATGCTGATCGACAGCCTTCTGAGTGGTGAGAAAGGCGCTTTTGCCAGCGCATTTAGTCATCTGATCCTGCCAACGATCGCACTCGGCACTATTCCGATGGCGGTGATTGCGCGTATGACACGCTCCTCGATGCTGGAAGTCCTGGGAGAAGAATATATCCGCGTTGCACGCGCCAAAGGTCTGGCACCGATGCGGGTAATCATGGTTCATGCGCTGCGTAATGCCTTGATCCCGGTGATCACGGTGATCGGCCTTCAGGTCGGCGTGCTGCTGGCTGGAGCAATCCTGACGGAGACGATTTTCTCTTGGCCGGGCATCGGCAAGTGGATCATCGAAGCCATGAACCGTCGCGACTATCCGACCATTCAGGGTGGCATTCTGATGATTGCCTTCCTTGTGATGGCCGTGAACCTGATCGTTGACGTTCTGTACGGGATTATTAACCCCCGTATCCGTTACAAGCGCTAA
- a CDS encoding threonine aldolase family protein has translation MNFSSDNVTPICPEILAAIAAESDASALPYGADDKSQKLDAAFSELFGRDVSVVPVATGTAANVIGLSGLVSPFGGVVCHHHAHINVTESTGVAFYGGGAKLLGIDGPSAKIEADALDAYLTNHVSNGMHSVDPECVAITQSTEFGTVYCVDEIQAIGSVCQKHDMRLFMDGARFANAVAALDCHPSEITWKAGVDVLSFGATKNGALAVDAIILFDPELRRKTELNRKRGGHLFSKHRYLAAQLLAYLEDDLWLRNARHANAAATALAKSLSSMGATPAFAPQGNELFIHMTNALAEKLREARIVFRPWPSLGPDAYRFVCAWNSPIEMIEALPETVGQ, from the coding sequence ATGAATTTTTCATCAGACAATGTCACCCCGATCTGCCCGGAAATACTTGCGGCCATCGCCGCCGAAAGCGATGCCAGCGCCCTGCCCTATGGCGCGGATGACAAAAGCCAAAAGCTTGATGCCGCTTTTTCAGAATTGTTCGGGCGTGATGTATCCGTAGTGCCGGTTGCAACCGGAACGGCGGCCAACGTCATCGGGCTTTCGGGGCTGGTGTCGCCGTTTGGCGGCGTGGTCTGTCATCACCACGCCCATATCAATGTCACGGAATCCACCGGTGTTGCCTTTTACGGCGGCGGGGCAAAGTTGCTGGGGATTGACGGGCCGTCGGCAAAGATCGAAGCCGACGCACTGGATGCCTATTTGACCAACCATGTTTCAAACGGCATGCATTCAGTTGATCCGGAATGTGTTGCGATCACGCAAAGTACCGAGTTCGGAACCGTCTATTGCGTTGATGAAATTCAGGCGATTGGGTCGGTTTGCCAAAAACACGATATGCGGCTTTTCATGGATGGGGCGCGCTTTGCCAATGCGGTTGCCGCCCTTGATTGCCACCCATCTGAAATCACATGGAAAGCGGGTGTTGATGTCCTGAGCTTTGGCGCCACCAAGAACGGTGCGTTGGCTGTTGATGCGATCATATTGTTTGATCCGGAACTCCGGCGCAAAACGGAACTGAACCGCAAGCGAGGTGGTCATCTGTTTTCCAAGCATCGCTATCTTGCTGCACAGCTTCTGGCCTATCTTGAAGATGACCTGTGGCTGCGCAATGCCCGTCATGCCAACGCGGCAGCAACGGCACTCGCCAAATCGCTTTCAAGCATGGGCGCAACGCCCGCCTTTGCCCCCCAGGGGAATGAGTTGTTCATTCACATGACCAATGCGTTGGCAGAAAAGCTCCGCGAGGCGCGTATTGTATTCCGCCCCTGGCCGTCGCTTGGTCCGGATGCCTATCGATTTGTCTGTGCCTGGAACAGTCCGATCGAGATGATCGAAGCCTTACCGGAAACCGTTGGTCAATAG
- a CDS encoding peptide ABC transporter ATP-binding protein, producing the protein MSFLDTKPGVPLLESDDLVRHYEVNRGFGKPSAMVKALDGVSFTLESQKTLAVVGESGCGKSTLGRQLTLIEKPTSGALKLNGNAVGNLSDKEAKQFRRTVQMIFQNPYGSLNPRKKVGQILAEPVLLNMDNLGRKEREERVHATMAKVGLRPEFYQRYPHMFSGGQRQRIAIARALILEPKVIVADEPVSALDVSVQAQVLNLMMDLQEEMNVAYVFISHDLSVVRHIADDVMVMYLGRVAEKGPTDEIFAKPLHPYTRALLASAPKIDPTQRVKAEPLTGELPSPINPPSGCAFHKRCPFATEECAKVRPELRNFEGREVACHRVEEIA; encoded by the coding sequence ATGAGTTTTCTGGATACCAAACCCGGTGTTCCGCTTCTGGAATCCGATGATCTTGTCCGTCACTACGAGGTCAATCGTGGCTTTGGCAAACCCAGCGCCATGGTCAAGGCGCTTGATGGGGTTTCCTTTACGCTTGAATCGCAAAAGACCCTTGCGGTTGTCGGTGAATCCGGCTGTGGCAAATCGACCCTTGGCCGTCAGCTAACCCTGATCGAAAAGCCGACCTCGGGCGCGCTGAAACTGAATGGCAATGCCGTTGGCAACCTGTCTGACAAGGAAGCCAAGCAGTTCCGCCGCACCGTTCAGATGATCTTCCAGAACCCGTATGGGTCGCTGAACCCGCGTAAAAAGGTTGGCCAGATCCTGGCCGAGCCAGTTCTTTTGAACATGGATAATCTTGGCCGCAAGGAACGTGAAGAACGCGTCCATGCCACCATGGCAAAGGTTGGCCTGCGTCCGGAATTCTATCAGCGTTATCCGCATATGTTTTCCGGTGGTCAGCGTCAGCGTATCGCGATTGCCCGTGCCCTGATCCTTGAGCCGAAAGTCATCGTCGCGGACGAACCGGTTTCGGCCCTTGATGTATCGGTGCAGGCACAGGTTCTAAACCTGATGATGGACCTGCAGGAAGAGATGAATGTCGCCTATGTTTTCATCTCGCATGATCTTTCTGTCGTCAGACATATTGCAGATGACGTCATGGTGATGTATCTCGGTCGCGTCGCTGAAAAGGGACCGACTGACGAGATCTTTGCCAAGCCGCTGCACCCCTATACACGGGCGCTTTTGGCATCGGCACCAAAGATCGATCCGACACAACGTGTGAAGGCAGAACCGCTGACCGGCGAGCTGCCATCACCGATCAACCCGCCCTCGGGATGTGCGTTCCATAAACGCTGCCCGTTTGCGACCGAGGAATGCGCAAAAGTTCGCCCGGAACTGCGCAATTTCGAGGGCCGCGAAGTGGCGTGTCATCGGGTCGAAGAAATCGCCTGA